The genomic DNA CTCAGCTCCGACTCCGCCGGCACCGCACCCAGCCGCGGTGCCCGCGCCTCCGGAGGCGTCGAGGTCGAGAGCATCCCCGTCGCCCTGCGCGAGGCGGTCGCCCAGGGCACCGGGACCTTCCAGACGTACACCCGCATCCACTACGCCGACGGCCAGCACTCGGAGGCCGGACTCGTCATCGGCAAGCGCCTCAACGACGTCGAGGGCAACACCTACGAGCTGTACTACCTCTTCCCCCTCACCCAGGAGGAGACCTCCCTCAGCCTCGTCAAGACGACCATCACCACCGCCGGGCTGTTCGTCGTCGTCCTCTTCGGCGCCATCGCCTGGCTCGTCGTGCGCCAGGTCGTCACCCCCGTCCGCATGGCCGCCGGCGTCGCCGAACGCCTCTCCGCCGGGCGTCTCCAGGAACGCATGAAGGTCACCGGGGAAGACGACATCGCCCGCCTCGGCGAGGCCTTCAACAAAATGGCCCAGAACCTCCAGCACAAGATCCAGCAGCTGGAGGACCTGTCCCGCATGCAGCGCCGCTTCGTCTCCGACGTCTCCCACGAGCTGCGCACCCCCTCACCACCGTCCGCATGGCCGCCGACGTCATCCACGAGGCACGCGACGACTTCGACCCCGTCACCGCGCGCTCCGCCGAGCTCCTCGGCGACCAGCTCGACCGGTTCGAGTCCCTCCTCGCCGACCTCCTCGAGATCAGCCGCTTCGACGCCGGCGCCGCCGCCCTCGAGGCCGAGCCCATAGACCTCCGCGACGTCGTCCGCCGCGTCATCGACGGCGCGCGGCCCCTCGCCGAACACAAGGGCGGCCGCATCCGCGTCGCCGGCGACGAACAGCCCGTCATCGCCGAAGCCGACGCCCGCCGGGTCGAACGCGTCCTGCGCAACCTCGTCGTCAACGCCGTCGAGCACGGCGAGGGCCGCGACGTCGTCGTCCGCCTCGCCGCCGCGGGCGGTGCCGTCGCCATCGCCGTACGCGACTACGGCGTCGGCCTCAAACCCGGCGAGGCCACCCGCGTCTTCAACCGCTTCTGGCGCGCCGACCCCGCACGCGCCCGCACCACCGGCGGCACCGGCCTCGGTCTCTCCATCGCCCTCGAAGACGCCCGCCTCCACGGCGGCTGGCTCCAGGCCTGGGGCGAACCGGGCGGCGGCTCGCAGTTCCGCCTCACCCTGCCCCGCACCGCCGACGAACCGCTCCGGGGCTCCCCCATACCCCTCGAACCCGAGGACTCCCGCCGCCACCGGCAACACGCCGCCGCCGAACACGCCCGGAGGACCGACGCGCGGACCGGCCCCGCCCCGCCCGGCCCGGCCCGGGGCGACGGCGACGGAAACCCCGGGCCCACCCGTCCCGCCCCGCCCGGCCCGGCGCGCGCCGCCACCGCCGACCCCGCCGCCCTCCCCGGCAACGGCACCCGCGTCGTCGCACGCGGACACAGCGCCGAGCCCGCCGCCGGCGACGCACCGCAAGACCAGGACCAGGACCGGACGAAGCGGAAGGACACCACCCGTGGACGCTGACCGCCGACGCGCCCGCCGGCGAACGGCACGCGGCACCGCGCTCCTCGGCTCGGCCGCCCTCCTCGCCGGCTGCGCCTCCATGCCCGACACCGGGGACGTCAGCGCGGTGAAGACCTCCCGGCAGGGCGACTCCCAGGTACGCGTCTATCCCGTGCCGCCCCGCGAGAACGCCGAGCCCGCCGAGATCGTCGAAGGCTTCCTCGAGGCGATGACCGGCGACGACCCCGACTTCGACACCGCCCGCAAGTACCTCACCAAGCAGGCCGCCCGCACCTGGAAGCCCGAGGAGCGCACCACCGTCCTCAGCACCGCCCCCGTCCCGCAGCAGGGCGGCCCCGCACGCCAGGAGCGCGCCGCCCCCGGCAGCCCCCAGACCCTCCTCTACCGCCTCTCCGGCCGGAAGATCGCCACCGTCGACGACCGGCACGCCTACCAGCCGCTCGGCTCCGTGACGTACAGCGAATTCATCCGGCTCGTGCAGCAGCGCTCCGCGGACGGCAAACAGAAGGAGTGGCGCATCGACCTCCTCCCGCAGGGCCTCCTCCTGGGCGAATCCGACTTCCAGCGCAACTACCGCTCCGTCAACAAGTACTACTTCGCGGCCGGCAAGCACTGGGTCGTCGCCGATCCGGTGTACATCCGGAAACGCCAGGACCCCGTGACCGGCATGGACTCCCTGACGCAGGCGGTGGAAGCGCTCCTGGAAGGGCCGACGAACTGGCTCAAACCAGCCGTCGAGACCCGCTTCCCCGACGGGACGGAACTGAAGGAGGACACCACCGTCCTCGCCACCGACGACCAGAACACCCTCAAGGTCCCGCTCAACGACAAGGCGAACGGCGTCGACCGCGAGCAGTGCCGCAAGATGGCCGCACAAATCCTCTTCACCGTGGGGGACCTGGCCTCCACCCGGGTCCGGCAGGTGGAACTCCAGCGCTCCGACGGCCGCTCCCTCTGCGCCCTGCGCGAGGACCGGAAATCCGACTTCATGGCCGATCCCACCCCCGGCCTCCGCGAGACCCCCTACTTCGTCGACGCCCAGGGCAGACTCGCCCGGCTCCTTCCCGGCGCCAAGGAGACCGTCGAGCCCCGGCGCGTCCGGGGACCCTTCGGCGACGGGGCCGTGAAGGTCGAGGCCGCCGCGGTCTCCCGGGACGAGGAGCACGCCGCCGTCCTGGCCGAGAACGGCCGCACCCTCCGCGTCGCCTTCCTCCAGTCCGACTCCGGTCTTCCCGAACCCCTCGTCACCAGCCGGGGCGCCCGGGCGGCCGACCGGCTCTCCGCGCCCAGCTGGGACGGGCGCAAGGACCTGTGGGTCGCCGACCGGGACCCCGCCGGACCCCGGTTGCTCCTCCTCCCCGGCGGCACCGGCGAGCCGCTCACCGTCACCGCGCCCTGGCTCGGCGAGGGCGTGCGCGTCGAGGAGCTGCGCCTCTCCGAGGACGGCGTGCGCATCGCCATGCGCCTCACCGAGAACGGCAGGACCACCCTCCAGATCGGCCGCGTCGAACGGCGGACCGTCGGCGACCGGCAGAAGGTCGCCGTCGTCGACCTCCAGTCGGTCGCGCCCCGCATGGAATCGGTGGCGTCCGTCTCCTGGGCCGGACCCAGCCGCCTCGTCGTCCTCGGCAAGCAGGCCGGCGGCGTCCAGCAGGTCCGCTACGTCCAGACCGACGGCTCCGCCTCAGCCGCCGTCATCCCCGGTCTCAACCAGGTCAAGGCCGTCGCCGCCGCCAGCGACGAGCGCGCCCCCCTGGTCGCCGCCGCCGACGACGGTGTCGTCAGACTCCGGTCCGGCGTCAACTGGCAGCCCATGGTCGACAAGGGGACCTCCCCCGTCTACCCGGGCTGACCTGCGCAGACGCCCCTGGGGGAGTTTTCCACAGGGGTGGCGAACCGCCCCGGAGCGCGCCATCGTGGAGGGCATGCGGGGATGGTGGCAGGAGATCACCGGGCTCGTACTGCCGGCGGCCTGCGCCGGTTGCGGCCGTGCCCGTGCGGTCCTGTGCGACGCCTGCACCCGGTCGCTCCACGGACGGCCGGCGGTACGCGTACGACCCGAACCGGAGCCCGCGGGGCTCCCCGGCGTGTGGGCGGCGGCCCCCTATGCCGACGCCGTACGCGCGGCCCTGCTCGCCCACAAGGAGCGTGGAGCGCTGGCCCTGGCCGTGCCGCTGGGCGCGGCCCTGGCGGGCGCCGTGCGGGCGGCCGCGGCGAGGTGCGCGGGGGCCGGCGGGCGCCCGCACGGAGCGGAGGCGGAGGAGGCGGGTGGGGGAGGGGCGGGGGGCCTCCCCCTGGTACTGGTGCCGGTTCCGTCGGCACGCCGGGCCGTGCGCGCGCGTGGCCATGACGCGGTACGGCGTGCGGCGGCCGCCGCCGCGAGGGAGTTGCGGCGCACCGGGGTGGCGGCTCGGGTCGCGCCGGTGCTGCGGCAGGGCAGGACGGTCGCCGACCAGGCCGGTCTGGACGCGCGGGAGCGGCGGGAGAACCTGGCGGGTGCGTTGGAGGTGGTCCCGGGCGGGATCCGGCTGCTGCGGGGCGCCCGGGTGGTGCTGGTGGACGACGTCATGACGACGGGGGCCTCCCTCGCCGAGGCGGCGCGGGCGCTGTACGCCGCGGGGGTGGGGTCCGTTTCCGGCGGCGCGGCGGGTTCCCCCGCCGGGCGCGGCCGCGACGCGTGCGCCGGGTCCTCGCCGCGGGGGGCGGCGGGCACCGGCGGCGCAGGAGCCGGCGGGGAGCGGCCGGTCCACCGGGCCGTGGGGGGCCCGGAGCCGGCGGGGGAGGCCCGCCGACCCGGCACGCCGCCCGACGGCGCGGACGCCCGGGTCGCGGTGCCGCCCGGTGCTCCGCCCGGGCGGTGGGCGCCGGGGCGGCGGAATGGCGGGGATTCCGCGGCGAAATCCCCGCCGTCCGGGGCGCGGGTGCGAATTCCGGATCGCGGGCACGATGGATCGGCGCGGGGCGACCGGGTGCCGTCGCTGGTCGGCGCCGCTGTCGTGGGCGCCTCTCCCAAATCGTTCGGAATAAACCGGAACTGATGGGGAATTCCAAACGTTGCAGGTAGTGAGGGGAGAGGAACGCCTGATCGGAGGTTTGTGCTGGTAACGGGTGCCGAGATCAGTCCGGGCGAGCTATGTTCGGTTGTACAGGAATGGCGAATGCCGCCCTTCACCGAATGCGCCGTCATGCGTCCGTACGGAATCCGGAGCCGGTCAGCACATCGGCGTCGTGGGGTGGGGATCTTGTCGACTGGGGAGGAGGAAGTTCGAGTCGCCAAGTCCGGGACCCCGGTGTTCACCGGGGTCTGGTGCAAAAGGGAGAAGCCCGCCAGCCGCTGAGCTGGTCGGAGTGATCCGGGAACGGAGTTCTGCGTGGACATCGTCGTCAAGGGCCGCAAGACCGAGGTGCCCGAGCGGTTCCGCAAGCACGTGGCCGAGAAGCTGAAGCTGGAGAAGATCCAGAAGCTCGACGGCAAGGTGATCAGCCTCGACGTCGAGGTGTCCAAGGAGCACAATCCGCGGCAGGCCGACCGGTCCGACCGCGTGGAGATCACCCTCCACTCCCGAGGCCCGGTGATCCGGGCCGAAGCGGCCGCCCCCGACCCGTACGCAGCGCTCGACCTCGCGACCGCCAAGCTGGAGGCGCGGCTGCGCAAGCAGCACGACAAGCGGCACACCCGCCGCGGCAGCGGTCGTATGACGGCCGCCGAGGTGGCCGAGGCGGTGCCGGGCGCCGCCCGGCTCAACGGGGCCGGGGTCGCGGTGCTCGAGGAGTCGGAGGAGGCCGTCCCGACCACCCGGATCGGCCCGCTGGAGGTGCAGGGCGAGGGCCCGCTCGTCGTGCGCGAGAAGACGCACCGGGCCGCCCCCATGTCGCTCGACCAGGCGCTGTACGAGATGGAACTGGTCGGCCACGACTTCTATCTGTTCGTCGACGCGGAGACCAAGCAGCCCAGCGTCGTGTACCGGCGCCACGCCTACGACTACGGCGTGATCCACCTGGAGAACGACCCGCTCGCGGCGAGCGAGGGCGGCGGCGCCGGTGGAGCGCTCGGCGGTTGACGGTTCCCCGGCCGGTTCGGTGCCCCCGGAAGCGCCCCGTGCGCCCCCCGGGGGGCGCCTTCGTGCCACCGAGGGGTCACCGCCCGGTCGTCGGGGCATGAAATCATGGCGGCGCGCACCAACCGGTCCGTGCCGGACCGCCGTTGGTGCATTTACCGTGAACTTCAGGGCCCCGGCCTGCAGGGGGAGGAACGATGGCGGACAGCTTCGGCCCGGTGCATCATCCGGGCGGCTCCGGCGCCCCGGACCGCGGCGCCGGCTCGCGCGACGCCTCCGGAGACGGGGGGAGCGGCGGGTCCGGGAAGGAGCCCATCCGGGTTCTCGTGGTGGACGACCACGCACTGTTCCGCCGCGGGCTGGAGATCGTCCTCGCGCAGGAGGAGGACATCCAGGTGGTGGGGGAGGCCGGGGACGGCGCGGAAGCCGTCGGCAAGGCCGCCGACCTGCTTCCCGACATCATCCTGATGGACGTCCGGATGCCCAGGCGGGGCGGTATCGAGGCGTGCACGTCCATCAAGGAGGTCGCCCCCAGCGCGAAGATCATCATGCTGACGATCAGCGACGAGGAGGCGGACCTCTACGACGCGATCAAGGCGGGCGCCACCGGGTACCTGCTCAAGGAGATCTCCACCGACGAGGTCGCCACGGCCATCCGGGCCGTCGCGGACGGGCAGTCGCAGATCAGCCCGTCCATGGCGTCCAAGCTGCTCACCGAGTTCAAGTCGATGATCCAGCGCACCGACGACCGCCGGCTCGTCCCGGCGCCCCGGCTCACCGACCGGGAGCTGGAGGTGCTGAAGCTGGTGGCGACGGGGATGAACAACCGGGACATCGCCAAGGAGCTGTTCATCTCCGAGAACACCGTGAAGAACCACGTCCGCAACATCCTGGAGAAGCTGCAGCTGCACTCCCGGATGGAGGCCGTCGTCTACGCGATGCGGGAGAAGATCCTGGAGATCCGGTAGACGTCCGGATCCCCGCGGGCCGCCGGCCGAGGCACCGGCGGCCTCCCGCCGGGCGGCGCCGTCGTCAGGCGAGTGCCGCCGTGAGGGCCGGGGCGAGGTCCGGGCGGTCGGTCCGCTCGACGCGCACGGAGTCGCAGCCCACCCACTCCGCCGCCTCCCGCAGCGCCCTGGCCATCGGAGTCACCGCCCCGGGCCCCGCCAGGGACAGCTGCCGGGCCACCAGCGTGGTGCCCTCGCGAGCCGGGTCGACGCGTCCCAGCAGCCTGCCGCCCGTCAGCAGCGGCATCGCGAAGTAGCCGTGGACGCGCTTCTGCTTCGGTACGTACGCCTCCAGCCGGTGGGTGAAGCCGAAGATCCGCTCGGTGCGGGCCCGCTCCCAGACCAGCGAGTCGAAGGGGGACAGCAGCGTCGTCCGGTGCCGTCCGCGGGGCTCGTCCTCCAGCGCCGCCGGGTCCGCCCAGGCGGGCCTGTCCCAGCCCCGCACCCGCACGGGGACGAGTCCCGAGTCCGCGACGACCGCGTCGAACTCCTCGCCCCTGATGCGGTGGTAGTCGGCGATGTCCGCGCGCGTGCCCACGCCCAGCGCCTGCCCGGCGAGCCGGACGAGGCGGCGCAGGCACTCGGCGTCGTCCAGCTCGTCGTGGAGCAGGTCGGCGGGGACGGCGCGCTCCGCCAGGTCGTACACCCGCTTCCAGCCGCGCCGCTCGACGCACACGACCTCGCCGTACATCAGCGCCCGCTCGACGGCGACCTTGGAGGCGGACCAGTCCCACCACTCGCCGCCGTTCTTCGCGCCGCCCAGCTCCGTCGCCGTCAGGGGGCCCTGCGCGCGCAACTGCCCGATGACCGCCTCGTAGGTGCCGTCCGGCAGGTCGTGGTGCCACTGGGGACGCCGCCGGTAGGCGCGGCGGCGGAACGCGAAGTGCGGCCACTCCTCGATCGGCAGGACGCACGCCGCGTGCGACCAGTACTCGAACGCGTGCCGGCCCGTCCAGTACGCCGCGTCGACCGCCGGGCGGCCCACGGCGCCGAGCCGGGCGTAGGGCACCAGCTCGTGCGAGCGGGCCAGGACGGAGATCGTGTCCAGCTGGACCGCGCCGAGACGGCGCAGGACGCCGCGGACGCCGGCGCGCCGGTCGGGGGCGCCCAGGAAGCCCTGTGCGCGCAGGACGATGCGGCGGGCCTCGTCGGCCGAGAGCTCTGTCGCGGGTCGCGGCGTGGTGGTCATGCCCCGCACGATAGGGGCCGCCACTGACACCCTCCGTCCGGGGGCCTCAGCATGCGCCGGCGTGCGGTTCGGGGGTGCCCGGACGGCAGGTGGGGGACGGCGGACGGCAGGTCCGGGTCGGGAGGGGAGGAGGGGGCCGAGCCGGCAGCCGCGGCGGCCGCCGGGGTGGGCGGACGCGGCGCGGAGGGCGTCCTTCCGGGGTGAAGCCGGCCTTCCCGGCGACGAGCCGGGAGGCGGGGCGCGGCACGAACCGTTTTGGGCGGGTGCGGCACCTTCGGCGCGTCCCGCGCGTTCTCCCTGAGGGCGGCGGCCGCCCCCGGCGGTCGTTCCTCGGAGGCGCGGACCTCCCGGCGCGGCGGGGTCCTCGCTTACGATGACCGTTGCGGTGGGGCCCACCTGCCGTGCCCGTGCCCGTGTCCATGACAAGACCCAGTGCCAGGCCCGACCGGCAAGGAGACCAGCCTCAGTGTCCGTCTTCAACAAGCTCATGCGTGCAGGCGAAGGCAAGATCCTGCGCAAACTGCACCGCATCGCGGACCAGGTCAACTCCATCGAAGAGGACTTCGTCGACCTCTCCGACGCCGAGTTGCGCGCCCTCACCGACGAGTACAAGCAGCGGTACCAGGACGGTGAGAGCCTCGACGACCTGCTCCCGGAGGCCTTCGCGACCGTCCGCGAGGCGGCCAAGCGCGTGCTCGGCCAGCGCCACTACGACGTGCAGCTGATGGGCGGCGCCGCGCTGCACCTCGGGTACGTGGCGGAGATGAAGACCGGTGAGGGCAAGACCCTCGTCGGCACCCTCCCCGCGTATCTGAACGCGCTGTCCGGCAAGGGCGTGCACCTGATCACGGTCAACGACTACCTGGCGGAGCGCGACTCCGACCTGATGGGCCGGGTGCACCGGTTCCTGGGCCTGTCGGTCGGCTGCATCCTGGCGAACATGTCGCCGGCGCAGCGCCGCGAGCAGTACGCCTGCGACATCACCTACGGCACGAACAACGAGTTCGGCTTCGACTACCTGCGCGACAACATGGCGTGGTCGAAGGACGAGCTCGTGCAGCGCGGCCACAACTTCGCGTGCGTCGACGAGGTGGACTCGATCCTCATCGACGAGGCCCGTACGCCGCTGATCATCTCCGGCCCCGCGGACCAGGCGACGAAGTGGTACGGCGACTTCGCGAAGCTGGTGCAGCGCCTGAAGCGCGGTGAGCCGGGCAACCCGCTCAAGGGCGTGGAGGAGACCGGCGACTACGAGGTCGACGAGAAGAAGCGGACCGTCGCCATCCACGAGGCCGGCGTCGCCAAGGTCGAGGACTGGCTGGGCATCGACAACCTCTACGAGTCGGTGAACACGCCGCTCGTCGGCTACCTCAACAACGCCATCAAGGCGAAGGAGCTGTTCAAGAAGGACAAGGACTACGTCGTCATCGACGGCGAGGTCATGATCGTCGACGAGCACACGGGCCGCATCCTCGCCGGCCGCCGCTACAACGAGGGCATGCACCAGGCGATCGAGGCGAAGGAGGGCGTCCCGATCAAGGACGAGAACCAGACGCTCGCCACGATCACCCTGCAGAACTTCTTCCGCCTCTACGACAAGCTGTCCGGCATGACCGGTACGGCGATGACCGAGGCCGCCGAGTTCCACCAGATCTACAAGCTGGGCGTCGTGCCGATCCCGACGAACCGGCCGATGGTCCGCAAGGACCAGTCCGATCTGATCTACCGCACCGAGGTCGCCAAGTTCGCGGCGGTCGTCGACGACATCGCGGAGAAGCACAAGAAGGGCCAGCCGATCCTCGTCGGCACCACGTCGGTCGAGAAGTCCGAGTACCTGTCGCAGCAGCTGTCGAAGCGGGGCGTCCCGCACGAGGTGCTGAACGCGAAGAACCACGAGCGCGAGGCGTCGATCGTCGCCCAGGCGGGCCGCAAGGGCGCCGTCACGGTCGCGACGAACATGGCCGGCCGCGGCACGGACATCAAGCTCGGCGGCAACCCCGACGACCTCGCCGAGGCGGAGCTGCGCCAGCGCGGCCTCGACCCGGTCGAGCACCCGGAGGAGTGGGTGGCGGCCCTGCCGGACGCGCTGGAGAAGGCCGAGCTGGCCGTGAAGGCCGAGTCGGAGGAGGTCAAGCAACTCGGCGGCCTGTACGTGCTGGGCACCGAGCGGCACGAGTCGCGGCGCATCGACAACCAGCTGCGCGGCCGTTCCGGCCGTCAGGGCGACCCGGGCGAGTCCCGCTTCTACCTGTCGCTGGGCGACGACCTGATGCGGCTGTTCAAGGCGCAGATGGTCGAGCGCGTCATGGCGATGGCGAACGTGCCGGACGACGTGCCGATCGAGAACAAGATGGTGACGCGCGCGATCGCGTCCGCCCAGTCGCAGGTCGAGCAGCAGAACTTCGAGGCGCGTAAGAACGTCCTGAAGTACGACGAGGTCCTCAACCGGCAGCGCGAGGTCATCTACGGCGAGCGCCGCCGCGTCCTGGAGGGCGAGGACCTGCGCGAGCAGATCCTCCACTTCATGGACGACACGATCGACGCGTACATCCAGGCGGAGACCGTCGAGGGCTTCGCGGAGGAGTGGGACCTGGAGCGGCTGTGGGGCGCGTTCAAGCAGCTCTACCCCTGCAAGGTCACCATCGAGGAGCTGGAGGAGGCCGCCGGGGACCGGGCCGGTATCACGGCGGAGTTCATCGCGGAGTCCGTCAAGGACGACGTCCACGAGCAGTACGAGGCGCGGGAGAAGCAGCTCGGCTCCGAGATCATGCGTGAGCTGGAGCGGCGGGTCGTGCTGTCCGTGTTGGACCGCAAGTGGCGCGAGCACCTCTACGAGATGGACTACCTCCAGGAGGGCATCGGGCTGCGCGCGATGGCGCAGAAGGACCCGCTGGTCGAGTACCAGCGCGAGGGCTTCGACATGTTCATCGCGATGATGGACGGCATCAAGGAGGAGTCCGTCGGCTACCTGTTCAACCTGGAGGTCCAGGTCGAGCAGCAGGTCGAGGAGGTCCCGGTGGAGGCGGCCGGGGACCGGCCGTCGCTGGAGAAGGAGGAGGCCGTCCCCGCGGGCGCCGGCCGCCCCGAGATCCGCGCCAAGGGACTGGAGGCCCCGCAGCGGCCGAACCGGCTGCACTTCTCCGCGCCCACCGTCGACGGCGAGGGCGGCGTCGTCGAGGGCGACTTCGACGACGACGGCGCGCGGTCCGGGGCGGACGGCATGACGCGCGCGGAGCGCCGCAAGGCCCAGAAGGGCGGTCGTCGCCGCAAGAAGTGACCGCGGCGCCCCCGGTACGACGGCGGGGCCGGGACACGCGGACCCGCGTGTCCCGGCCCCGCCGTCGCGTGTGCGCGGGACCCCGCCGGGCGGATGCCCGCGGGGCGCGTACGGCCCGTGAGGCCTTGGCGTGGCCCTGGGGGCCCGGGACCTCGGCGGCCTCGCGGGAACCCCCCGGGCCTCCGGGGGAGAGGGCGGGAAACCCGCCCGCTCCTTTCCCGGGCCGTCCGGGCCGTCACGGCCTCCCGGGCCGTCCGGACCGCCACGGCCTCCCGACCGTCCGGGCCGCCACGGCCTCCCGACCGTCCGGGCGGCCCTGACGACTCCGGTGCCCCGGCGGCCCGGCTTCCGGCGGCCCCGGCGATCCCGGGGCCGCCGGAAGCCGGAAGGGGCCCGGTCAGGGGAGGGCGGGGCCGAGGTCCACCGCCGCGCAGCGCCACCTGCGGTCCGGCCCCTGCTCCAGGCGGAACGCCATCGCCCGGACC from Streptomyces sp. MRC013 includes the following:
- a CDS encoding LpqB family beta-propeller domain-containing protein produces the protein MDADRRRARRRTARGTALLGSAALLAGCASMPDTGDVSAVKTSRQGDSQVRVYPVPPRENAEPAEIVEGFLEAMTGDDPDFDTARKYLTKQAARTWKPEERTTVLSTAPVPQQGGPARQERAAPGSPQTLLYRLSGRKIATVDDRHAYQPLGSVTYSEFIRLVQQRSADGKQKEWRIDLLPQGLLLGESDFQRNYRSVNKYYFAAGKHWVVADPVYIRKRQDPVTGMDSLTQAVEALLEGPTNWLKPAVETRFPDGTELKEDTTVLATDDQNTLKVPLNDKANGVDREQCRKMAAQILFTVGDLASTRVRQVELQRSDGRSLCALREDRKSDFMADPTPGLRETPYFVDAQGRLARLLPGAKETVEPRRVRGPFGDGAVKVEAAAVSRDEEHAAVLAENGRTLRVAFLQSDSGLPEPLVTSRGARAADRLSAPSWDGRKDLWVADRDPAGPRLLLLPGGTGEPLTVTAPWLGEGVRVEELRLSEDGVRIAMRLTENGRTTLQIGRVERRTVGDRQKVAVVDLQSVAPRMESVASVSWAGPSRLVVLGKQAGGVQQVRYVQTDGSASAAVIPGLNQVKAVAAASDERAPLVAAADDGVVRLRSGVNWQPMVDKGTSPVYPG
- a CDS encoding phosphoribosyltransferase family protein, with translation MRGWWQEITGLVLPAACAGCGRARAVLCDACTRSLHGRPAVRVRPEPEPAGLPGVWAAAPYADAVRAALLAHKERGALALAVPLGAALAGAVRAAAARCAGAGGRPHGAEAEEAGGGGAGGLPLVLVPVPSARRAVRARGHDAVRRAAAAAARELRRTGVAARVAPVLRQGRTVADQAGLDARERRENLAGALEVVPGGIRLLRGARVVLVDDVMTTGASLAEAARALYAAGVGSVSGGAAGSPAGRGRDACAGSSPRGAAGTGGAGAGGERPVHRAVGGPEPAGEARRPGTPPDGADARVAVPPGAPPGRWAPGRRNGGDSAAKSPPSGARVRIPDRGHDGSARGDRVPSLVGAAVVGASPKSFGINRN
- the raiA gene encoding ribosome-associated translation inhibitor RaiA, whose translation is MDIVVKGRKTEVPERFRKHVAEKLKLEKIQKLDGKVISLDVEVSKEHNPRQADRSDRVEITLHSRGPVIRAEAAAPDPYAALDLATAKLEARLRKQHDKRHTRRGSGRMTAAEVAEAVPGAARLNGAGVAVLEESEEAVPTTRIGPLEVQGEGPLVVREKTHRAAPMSLDQALYEMELVGHDFYLFVDAETKQPSVVYRRHAYDYGVIHLENDPLAASEGGGAGGALGG
- a CDS encoding response regulator transcription factor; its protein translation is MADSFGPVHHPGGSGAPDRGAGSRDASGDGGSGGSGKEPIRVLVVDDHALFRRGLEIVLAQEEDIQVVGEAGDGAEAVGKAADLLPDIILMDVRMPRRGGIEACTSIKEVAPSAKIIMLTISDEEADLYDAIKAGATGYLLKEISTDEVATAIRAVADGQSQISPSMASKLLTEFKSMIQRTDDRRLVPAPRLTDRELEVLKLVATGMNNRDIAKELFISENTVKNHVRNILEKLQLHSRMEAVVYAMREKILEIR
- a CDS encoding crosslink repair DNA glycosylase YcaQ family protein → MTTTPRPATELSADEARRIVLRAQGFLGAPDRRAGVRGVLRRLGAVQLDTISVLARSHELVPYARLGAVGRPAVDAAYWTGRHAFEYWSHAACVLPIEEWPHFAFRRRAYRRRPQWHHDLPDGTYEAVIGQLRAQGPLTATELGGAKNGGEWWDWSASKVAVERALMYGEVVCVERRGWKRVYDLAERAVPADLLHDELDDAECLRRLVRLAGQALGVGTRADIADYHRIRGEEFDAVVADSGLVPVRVRGWDRPAWADPAALEDEPRGRHRTTLLSPFDSLVWERARTERIFGFTHRLEAYVPKQKRVHGYFAMPLLTGGRLLGRVDPAREGTTLVARQLSLAGPGAVTPMARALREAAEWVGCDSVRVERTDRPDLAPALTAALA
- the secA gene encoding preprotein translocase subunit SecA, whose product is MSVFNKLMRAGEGKILRKLHRIADQVNSIEEDFVDLSDAELRALTDEYKQRYQDGESLDDLLPEAFATVREAAKRVLGQRHYDVQLMGGAALHLGYVAEMKTGEGKTLVGTLPAYLNALSGKGVHLITVNDYLAERDSDLMGRVHRFLGLSVGCILANMSPAQRREQYACDITYGTNNEFGFDYLRDNMAWSKDELVQRGHNFACVDEVDSILIDEARTPLIISGPADQATKWYGDFAKLVQRLKRGEPGNPLKGVEETGDYEVDEKKRTVAIHEAGVAKVEDWLGIDNLYESVNTPLVGYLNNAIKAKELFKKDKDYVVIDGEVMIVDEHTGRILAGRRYNEGMHQAIEAKEGVPIKDENQTLATITLQNFFRLYDKLSGMTGTAMTEAAEFHQIYKLGVVPIPTNRPMVRKDQSDLIYRTEVAKFAAVVDDIAEKHKKGQPILVGTTSVEKSEYLSQQLSKRGVPHEVLNAKNHEREASIVAQAGRKGAVTVATNMAGRGTDIKLGGNPDDLAEAELRQRGLDPVEHPEEWVAALPDALEKAELAVKAESEEVKQLGGLYVLGTERHESRRIDNQLRGRSGRQGDPGESRFYLSLGDDLMRLFKAQMVERVMAMANVPDDVPIENKMVTRAIASAQSQVEQQNFEARKNVLKYDEVLNRQREVIYGERRRVLEGEDLREQILHFMDDTIDAYIQAETVEGFAEEWDLERLWGAFKQLYPCKVTIEELEEAAGDRAGITAEFIAESVKDDVHEQYEAREKQLGSEIMRELERRVVLSVLDRKWREHLYEMDYLQEGIGLRAMAQKDPLVEYQREGFDMFIAMMDGIKEESVGYLFNLEVQVEQQVEEVPVEAAGDRPSLEKEEAVPAGAGRPEIRAKGLEAPQRPNRLHFSAPTVDGEGGVVEGDFDDDGARSGADGMTRAERRKAQKGGRRRKK